Proteins from one Plodia interpunctella isolate USDA-ARS_2022_Savannah chromosome 7, ilPloInte3.2, whole genome shotgun sequence genomic window:
- the LOC128671119 gene encoding acetylcholinesterase-like, producing MICYRKIMFTKLLLCFFVSSAWSRSWANHHDTTTSTTQTTPTTSPAPKNFHNDPLIVETKSGLVRGYAKTVMGREVHIFTGIPFAKPPLGPLRFRKPVPIEPWHGVLDATAMPNSCYQERYEYFPGFEGEEMWNPNTNISEDCLYLNIWVPQHLRVRHHQDKPLAERPRVPILVWIYGGGYMSGTATLDLYKADIMASSSDVIVASMQYRVGAFGFLYLNKYFSPGSEEAPGNMGLWDQQLAIRWIKDNARAFGGDPELITLFGESAGGGSVSLHMLSPEMKGLFKRGILQSGTLNAPWSWMSGERAQDIGKVLVDDCSCNSSLLPVDPSLVMDCMRGVDAKTISVQQWNSYTGILGFPSAPTVDGVFLPKDPDTMMKEGSFHNTEVLLGSNQDEGTYFLLYDFLDYFEKDGPSFLQREKFLEIVDTIFKDFSQIKRDAIVFQYTDWEEITDGYLNQKMIADVVGDYFFVCPTNYFAEVLAESGVDVYYYYFTHRTSTSLWGEWMGVMHGDEMEYVFGHPLNMSLQYHTRERDLAAHIMQSFTRFALTGKPHKPDEKWPLYSKASPHYYTYTADGPSGPAGPRGPRASACAFWNDFLNKLNELEHVPCDGAVTGPYSSVAGTMLPIALLTTLATTVTL from the exons ATGATCTGctacagaaaaataatgttcacAAAACTATTGCTGTGCTTCTTTGTGTCCAGTGCGTGGAGTAGGTCTTGGGCGAATCATCATGACACGACAACGTCAACTACTCAAACTACCCCCACCACTAGTCCAGCTCCAAAGAATTTCCACAATGACCCCCTCATTGTCGAAACCAAAAGTGGACTTGTCAGAGGTTATGCCAAAACTGTGATGGGCCGTGAAGTACATATATTCACTGGCATACCATTCGCAAAGCCACCTCTGGGACCTCTCAGGTTTCGAAAGCCGGTACCTATAGAACCATGGCATGGGGTGCTCGACGCCACGGCCATGCCAAACAGTTGTTACCAGGAAAGGTATGAGTACTTTCCTGGCTTTGAGGGGGAAGAAATGTGGAATCCTAACACTAACATATCTGAAGACTGtttgtatttgaatatttgggTACCGCAACACTTACGAGTTCGTCATCATCAAGACAAACCTCTAGCTGAGAGGCCAAGAGTGCCAATTCTTGTATGGATCTATGGTGGAGGATACATGAGCGGCACAGCCACACTTGACTTGTACAAAGCGGACATAATGGCTTCTTCCAGTGATGTTATAGTGGCTTCCATGCAGTATAGAGTCGGTGCATTtggatttttgtatttaaataaatatttctcgcCGGGAAGTGAAGAAGCTCCAGGGAATATGGGTTTGTGGGATCAACAGTTAGCAATACGTTGGATTAAGGATAATGCACGAGCTTTTGGTGGAGATCCGGAGCTGATAACACTATTTGGTGAATCTGCTGGTGGCGGCAGTGTGAGTCTGCACATGCTTTCGCCAGAAATGAAAGGTTTATTCAAGAGGGGTATCTTACAATCTGGAACGCTGAATGCTCCATGGAGCTGGATGAGTGGAGAGAGAGCTCAAGATATTGGCAAAGTATTAGTTGATGATTGTAGTTGCAACAGCAGTCTGTTACCTGTTGATCCAAGTTTGGTAATGGACTGTATGCGTGGTGTTGATGCTAAAACAATTTCAGTGCAACAGTGGAATTCGTATACTGGTATACTTGGCTTCCCATCAGCCCCAACTGTCGACGGTGTATTTCTGCCTAAAGATCCAGACACTATGATGAAAGAAGGAAGTTTTCATAATACTGAAGTTCTTCTTGGGAGCAATCAAGACGAAG GAACTTATTTTCTCCTGTATGACTTCCTCGACTACTTTGAGAAGGATGGACCGAGTTTTTTACAACGTGAAAAGTTTTTGGAGATCGTCGacacaatttttaaagatttctcCCAAATTAAGCGGGATGCGATTGTATTTcaa TATACCGACTGGGAGGAAATCACCGACGGTTACCTGAATCAGAAGATGATTGCCGATGTCGTAGGGGACTACTTCTTTGTCTGCCCCACCAACTACTTCGCTGAAGTATTGGCCGAATCTGGAGTCGAcgtctattattattacttcactcat CGAACGAGTACGAGCCTGTGGGGCGAGTGGATGGGGGTGATGCACGGAGATGAAATGGAGTACGTGTTCGGGCATCCCCTGAACATGTCCTTGCAGTACCATACGAGAGAGCGTGATCTGGCAGCCCATATTATGCAGTCGTTTACCAGATTTGCTCTTACTGG GAAACCACATAAGCCAGACGAGAAGTGGCCTCTATACTCCAAGGCCTCTCCCCACTACTACACGTATACCGCCGACGGACCCAGCGGCCCCGCAGGGCCCCGAGGGCCCCGCGCTTCGGCCTGCGCGTTTTGGAACGACTTCCTCAACAAGCTCAATG AATTGGAGCATGTGCCATGTGATGGGGCAGTCACTGGCCCGTACAGCAGTGTAGCAGGGACGATGCTGCCAATAGCATTACTTACTACCCTTGCTACCACCGTCACCTTGTAA